In Allorhizobium pseudoryzae, the following proteins share a genomic window:
- a CDS encoding zeta toxin family protein has protein sequence MSQPTCIVLGGPNGSGKSSAYAKLQLDAAWVNADEIAKQLTGSRDCRAAAMAAGRAALMKIREMIETRQSFVFETTLSSQQSINLMSRAQATGYYVGLYYVALDSVELNIERVQRRVEKGGHDIPEDIIRRRHEGSLRMLSSALRYADEALLIDNSGIEPREIFRVCAGVIVGSDVDRRNPLHRLFEGRVMEAYDVVRVGETYRLRTAIE, from the coding sequence TTGTCCCAGCCAACCTGTATCGTTCTCGGCGGTCCCAACGGATCGGGCAAGTCATCGGCGTATGCCAAGCTGCAGCTCGACGCTGCTTGGGTCAACGCTGATGAGATTGCCAAACAGCTCACAGGATCCAGGGATTGCCGGGCAGCCGCCATGGCAGCGGGGAGGGCGGCTCTCATGAAGATCCGTGAGATGATCGAGACCCGGCAGTCGTTCGTCTTTGAGACCACCTTGAGCAGCCAACAGTCAATCAATCTGATGAGCCGAGCCCAGGCGACTGGGTACTATGTCGGCCTCTACTACGTCGCCCTGGATTCAGTTGAGCTCAACATCGAACGTGTTCAGCGTCGGGTAGAGAAGGGCGGCCACGACATTCCGGAAGACATCATCCGACGGCGCCATGAAGGATCGCTGCGGATGCTGTCTAGCGCCCTCAGATACGCTGATGAGGCGCTGCTGATAGACAACAGCGGTATCGAGCCCCGGGAGATTTTCCGCGTCTGTGCTGGCGTGATCGTCGGGTCTGACGTTGATCGTCGCAATCCGCTGCACAGGCTTTTCGAAGGTCGGGTTATGGAAGCCTATGACGTCGTAAGGGTAGGGGAGACGTACCGTCTTCGAACCGCGATCGAGTAG
- a CDS encoding helix-turn-helix domain-containing protein, with product MAGFGLEQWVSYLGLERVVDPDKDHPVYRKPLDGKIIDLSQLDLLVAQRLRDLRTDRQLAQAKVAMLLGVKEATYARYENASSLMTVGRLLHVFEVLNITPEEFFDPLVNEQPSHSRAESREALRDQLMEETVDHLKKLDDTTLKMVHDLVLAMEPRTIEKQKGNGAAKAAP from the coding sequence ATGGCAGGTTTCGGACTCGAGCAGTGGGTAAGCTATCTCGGACTTGAACGCGTTGTAGACCCAGACAAAGATCATCCGGTTTATCGCAAGCCGCTCGACGGAAAGATCATCGATCTCAGCCAACTGGATCTGCTGGTCGCGCAAAGGCTGCGTGACCTGCGAACCGACAGACAACTTGCGCAAGCCAAAGTGGCCATGCTGCTAGGGGTGAAGGAGGCAACCTACGCCCGCTACGAAAACGCCTCATCCTTGATGACCGTCGGACGCCTGCTCCACGTTTTCGAAGTCCTGAATATCACCCCGGAAGAGTTCTTCGATCCTCTCGTCAACGAACAGCCCTCTCACTCCAGAGCCGAGTCACGCGAAGCCCTGAGAGACCAGCTGATGGAGGAAACGGTCGACCACCTGAAAAAGCTCGACGATACGACCTTGAAGATGGTGCATGATCTTGTGCTTGCCATGGAGCCCCGGACGATCGAGAAGCAGAAAGGGAATGGCGCGGCGAAAGCCGCGCCATAA
- a CDS encoding DUF3846 domain-containing protein, with protein MTTTATVYLVDPEAGTIQAAEVAAPSAFSQTYRLIGCQLVEVVPFDTNHVLIVDEEGLRDGLTAFTVFDGYPQPLAGKIVLASLDGSHVLPPQISIEEAAARLNVCKPVLDPVFAKADEHSPNGVILGGALIGFQTRITRTHPTVMAGVVR; from the coding sequence ATGACCACAACCGCAACCGTTTACCTGGTGGACCCGGAAGCCGGGACCATTCAAGCCGCAGAGGTCGCAGCACCTAGCGCATTCTCTCAGACCTACAGGCTGATTGGATGCCAGCTTGTCGAGGTGGTGCCATTCGACACGAACCACGTTCTTATCGTCGATGAGGAGGGTTTGCGCGACGGATTGACCGCTTTCACTGTCTTTGATGGCTACCCGCAGCCATTGGCTGGAAAGATCGTTCTTGCCAGCCTGGACGGCTCGCATGTCCTACCGCCGCAGATCAGCATTGAGGAAGCAGCGGCCCGCCTGAACGTCTGCAAGCCGGTTCTTGATCCGGTCTTTGCCAAGGCAGACGAGCATTCCCCCAATGGGGTCATTCTGGGCGGCGCTTTGATCGGGTTCCAGACCCGCATCACCCGCACTCACCCAACCGTCATGGCGGGGGTAGTCCGATGA